The Neosynechococcus sphagnicola sy1 DNA segment TCAAGTTCAGCTTCTGAAGCATCCGAAACATTGTCGTTATGCTGACTCGAACCCCAACTGCTTCGTCTAACAGATCACACAGTTCGCTCAAGGTGGCATCATTATTTGTCTCAACTAAGCCACTCAACACAGCCAGATGCTCAGCACTGAGTTTGCTGGGGGTTTGTTCTGTTCGCTGCTTCGGACGGATAGTCCCGGTCTCTCGATATTGCTTCGTTAGTTTGCGTACAAAGCTGTATGCTACATGAAACTGTTCGGCTAGCTTGCGTTGAGAGGTCTTCCCGTCTATGTATCTCTCAACTATTTTTCTCCGCAAGTCTTCAGAATATGGGCGCACGTTTATCTAGATTAACAGTGGATTCCTATATCTTACCTCGCCAGCCCTACTAGGCTGAAAAACGCTATATATTTTGCGTCAGTCCTGTTACCCGGAGATTAACCACCATTCCAGAAGTACAGCGCGGCATTGCAAACAAGTGAGTTTCCGAAGCAAATACTGGACTCCTTCTAAGGTTGCTGGATACGTAACCGCCATCATTGCAGGGTGTAGTTTTGCAGTGTTGTGAATCTGAGCGACAAAACCAAAAAGTTTCTGGTTGGAAAAGGAACTGTTGACTGCCCAACCTTGCGTGGTTAAAGGTATTAGTTGAGTGATGGAGACCGCATCAATTCCTATCTCTCGCTTTAAGGCGGAGATCGCGGCCTGATCAGGACTTTGTCCCTCTGGCACTCGTCCACCAGGAAAATCTAAGGTTACTCGGCCAACGCCGGGACGGTAACTGGGGGAGGGAAGCAGGATACGATGCGTCCCTGAGGTGACAAGGTCATCGTCCAGCATGGGCAGAACAATCACGGAATCTGCTTTCTCAACCCGCCAGTATTCCAAGATTTCACCCTGCGGGTCTTGCAAGTGTTCCCCAATCAGGGTCATCCAGCGCGAGTGCAGTTCCAGAAAGCGATCGCGGGTTTGCCAGCATTTTTCTGATTGAGACATCATGCAACCTCTGCCTAGAACTGGCAATTCTTATAGTAAATTTCATAAGTATCAGGAGCAGTAACAGCCATCAGTAAACTAGTTGTTGATGTCGGTTTCAGAAGCCTGTGCAAAGTAGGATTTCATTGATTTGCTGCTGGATTCTCTGAGTTGCTAAGTGACTTTAATAATTATGAAATTTACGATGTGCTGATGGCAGCAGATAAGCTGGGAAATACACATTCGGTAAGAATGGATCAATGCAGAATAAATATCATTGTTGCCCCAACGAAGGAGTTATACCATGCGGATTGCTCAAGATATCACGGAATTGATTGGGAAAACCCCCCTGGTTCGCCTCAACCGGATTCCCCAGTCTGAGGGAGCTGTGGCGCAGGTCGTCGCCAAACTAGAGGGGATGAACCCGGCAGCTTCGGTCAAAGACCGAATTGGGGTCAGTATGGTGCAGGCTGCTGAGGAAGCTGGCTTGATAGCACCTGGTCAAACAATTCTGGTCGAACCTACCTCTGGAAATACTGGAATTGCCCTGGCAATGGTTGCCGCTGCCAAAGGCTATCAACTGATTTTGACCATGCCCGAAACCATGAGTTTAGAACGACGGGCGATGCTCAAGGCATACGGTGCACAGTTAGAGCTGACTCCTGGTGCCCAGGGCATGAAAGGAGCCCTGTTACGGGCAACGGAAATTGTCAATCAACTTCCCAATGCTTTTATTCCTCAACAATTTGCCAATCCAGCAAACCCCAAAATCCATCGGGAAACCACCGCAGAAGAATTGTGGGCAGACACCGATGGACAAATTGAGTTTTTTAATCTCCGGGGTTGGGACTGGCGGTACAATTACAGGGATTGCAGAGGTACTGAAACTACGAAAGCCAGAGTTTAAGGCGATCGCCGTTGAACCCAAAGAAAGCCCTGTCCTTTCTGGCGGCAATCCCAGTCCTCATAAGATTCAGGGTATTGGGGCAGGTTTTGTACCCCAGGTATTGAGAGTTGACCTCATTGATGAAATTATCCAGGTCAGTAGCGAAGAGGCCATTGCCTATAGTCGCCGTCTAGTAAGGGAAGAAGGTTTGCTCTCGGGTATTTCTTCCGGTGCGGCATTGTTTGCGGCAATTCAGGTGGCGAAACGTCCTGAAAATGCTGGAAAGCTTGTGGTATTTGTGCAGCCAAGCTATGGTGAACGCTACCTCAGCACGGTTCTATTCCAAGACCTACCAGAGGTGAAAGTTGCCCATCTCAATGGTAGCGATCGCGTAGCTACAGCAGTCAATTGATCCTGAGACCACCTCCCGTCTCACCACTCCAGATTGCAGGGAGCAGATGGGAACGCTGCGGTTTGGTAGAGTACAGGAGGATGCAAGGAAACCGAGGAAGGTTGCCTTCCAGGTTGGACTTGTTAGACAGCAGCTTTCCAGTGCGACTGACCTGCGGCGTTAAGCTCAAGTCAGTTGCCCGTCGTCACGGAACTAAGACATGCCGCAAGCGCCTATTTCGGTTTGCATTACCCTGGGGACTCGTCCAGAAGCCATTAAACTGGCACCCGTTATTCAACGCTTCAAGGCTTCTTCCCACTTTGACACCCACGTTATTCTCACCGGCCAACACCGAGAAATGGTGGATCAGGTAATGCACTTGTTTGGTCTTGAGGCTGACCAAGATTTGGCTATTATGCAAACCCAGCAAACCCTGACGGATATCACCTGTCGCAGCCTGCAAGGGTTAGAAACCCTCTTTCAGCAATTGCAGCCCCAGATCGTACTGGTACAGGGGGATACGACTACGGCGCTGGCAGCGGCGATCGCTGCCTTTTATCAGAAAATTCCGGTGGGTCATGTAGAGGCTGGACTCCGTACCGATGATTTATTGAATCCCTACCCCGAGGAAGCCAATCGGCGATTGATTTCCCAGGTAACCCAGCTCCACTTTGCCCCCACCCCCTTAGCGGTGGAAAACTTGCAGCGATCGGGGGTGGTAGGAGCGATTCATCATACTGGGAATACGGTCATTGATGCCCTGCTGACCATGGCTCAGCAACGGCCTGCCTGCGAGATCCCAGGATTGGACTGGGCGCAGTATCGGGTATTGCTCGCCACCGTGCATCGCCGCGAGAACTGGGGAGATCCCCTTCAGGAGATTGCCCAAGGGTTTCTCCAGATTCTGAAGCAATTTCCTGATACCGCCCTGTTATTACCCCTGCACCGTAATCCAGTGGTCAGAGAACCGTTGAAAGCTTTACTGGAGAACCATCCCCGGGTATTTTTAACCGAGCCGTTGGACTATGCCGAACTCGTGGGGGCAATCCAGCGTTGTACCTTGCTACTGACGGATTCCGGTGGACTGCAAGAAGAAGCACCCAGTCTGGGCAAACCCGTGCTGGTTTTACGGGAAACCACCGAACGACCCGAGGCGATCGCCGCTGGTACTGCCCAACTGGTGGGAACTGATTGCCAACAAATTGTGCAGGCAGCCTCAGAACTGCTGAACAACGCCGCCGCCTATCAAGCCATGGCAACGGCGACAAATCCCTTTGGTGATGGTCAGGCAGCGGCCCGCATTTTGAACATTGTCGAGCAGTATTTTCAACCCAGCCTATGACCCCCTCACTCCTGAGTCGTTGGCAAGGGATGTTTCTTGGTGCCATCTTGGGTGTCGACTGGGGTAAAGCTTGGTTAAAGCAACCCCATCCCCCCGGAATCAAACCTGCCATGATGGAGACCCTGCCGCCGGAATTGTCGCCGATGGTGCAGGTGAGTGTTCATTTGGTGCAGTCCTGGGGCGGCATCGGAAGGAACGGACAGTTCTCTGACTTTACGGTCTCGACCATTTCAGAACCGCCAGATCCGACCCTGCTCTTGTTAGCCCTGTTGCCCGTGAGCCTCTACTACCACGAGAACGCTGTTTTGCAGTCCCAGAAGTTGCAGCAATATCTGCGGGCGATCACCCCTACACAGGCTCCCCATTGGTCGGCGATCGCGGCTTCGAGTCGAGTACTTGGGGTCACCAGTTCCCTACTGGCCAAAAATATCTGCAACCCTGACACCCTGCTTTCCCATCTGCAAATTGACCTGCAAACTGCACCCACCGATTTTTCTGACCCTGCGACCGTTGAGCGGTTGGTGCAATCCTTGGCACAGCTGCAACGTCTCTGGGAGCGGGGGGCTAGCCTCGTCAATGTCCAAGCTAACCTAGATACCCTCCGTCTTTCCCCCTGCTTGCAATCGACCGTGATGGCGCTGTACTGCTGGCTCAGCACCCCCCCAACTTTGCCTTAGCCCTCTGCCGCTGTGCCCGATCGGGGGGGGGAACCCCCGACAACCTGTGGGCTGACAGGGGCGTTGTTAGGTCTCCAAAATGGGGTGCAGGGCTTACCCTGGCCGCTGCCCCTCGCCCCCAACCTCATCCAGAGCCAACTGCAAATGGCTGCCGATTTATTATCTGTATGGGCTGGCACTGCCGCTTCACCATTGGCATCATGGGGGACAGCCCCGCTGGTGGCGGCAGCAGGGGTTCTACACCCCCGATAACTGCGGCCGTCTATCCCTGCCATGGAAGAGAGTTTTTATAATGGGCCTATGCGAATGCCATGCCCCTGTTCAATCCCTGCCTTCCATATTCACCTCCTGAAGGTTTTGGAGTCTGTATGAAACCCAGTTGGCTTTGGAGTCGGCAACTGAGTCAACTCTATTCGCAGTGCTGCGCTGTCACGCATCAACGCTGGGGATCCATCTTTCCCATCCAGCCGTCTCAATCCACCAACGCAGCAGAGAACCAACCGGAGTGTCACGAGACCGTTCCGATTCATCCCTGGCTACGACTTTCCTGTAGTTCTTGGAAAGACCCCCGTTCCTCTACTGTCTTGGTGGTTGCCGTTCTCTCCCTGTCGGGCGTGGTCGGCAATCGCTTCTACAATGATCCAAAGCTGGATGTTGGTACCATCGCCCCAGAAACCATCAAGGCACCCGCTAGCGCTCAGGTTGAAGATGTCCAGGCCACCGAAGAGAAACGCCATTTAGCCCGCAGTGATTCGGGGACGGTGTTTATTCTCGACCCAGCCGTCAATCAACAAATTCACCAAGATTTACAACAGCTGTTGCAGCAGCTGCAAGCATTGAGACAGCTTCCGGGCAGCGTGCCTTTTGTGCCCCCGACTACCCTCTCCATTGCGAGCCAATCCTACCTCCGTCAGGCTCCAGAACTCGAGTGGCAACAGGTACGGAACGCGGTGGCAGCCTCCCCCCAAGTTGCTTCTCAGCGCTTGGAGCAGCCCCACGCCTCAGCACCCACCCAACCCGCCCAGGCCATCGCCGAACTCCTGACCTATGGCCAAAACTACTCCCCAGCCGCGATCGCTGAACTCTTGGTCAAAGTCGAAGGGGCGCGGCAGCAGTATGCCCAGCTACAAAGTACCCTAGCCAACACCGCCCTGGCAGATCACCATTTAGATGCCGACCTCCTGAATCTGTCGGAGGCAGACTGGCAACACACCCGCATGGGGGTGCAACAGGCAACTCGCCGCATGGTGGCTCAGGGAATTTTTCCGAGTTTGGCACCGGGTGTTCTGGTGGCTGCGGTACAGTTACAGGTCAGTGAGTCGATCCCCAGACAGGCTAATTCGTTAGCTACCCAGATAGTGATGACGGTGCTCCGCAGTAATGTTGTCCCGGAACCGAATCTGACCCAACTGCGGGCAGAGCAAGCAGCCCAGGCCGTTCCCCCCGTGATCATCAGCATTCACCAAGGGGAGGTGATTGTGCCAGCAGGGGGAAAGATTTCTGCCACCAACTTTGTCTTGCTTGATCACTTTCAACTCAGTCGGCGGGGCATTAACTGGATGGGGCTATTGGGGTGCAGCCTGCTCGTCAGTGGCTCCATCGCGGTCTTCTGGCTGATGGAGAAGCGATTCCATCGGCGATTGCGCCGCCGAGACTACACCCTGGTGTTGTTACTGTCCTTGAGTGCGCCCCTACTGGCCACATTTGGCATTTCTTCCACCAGCTTGCCCATGGTGGGACTACTCGTGGGCAGCTTTTATGGTTCCATTTTGGGTGCTACGGTGGTTTTATTACTCACGGGGATGATGGCGGTGGGCATTTCGATGCCCCTGAGCTTTTTGATTTCCAGTGCGGTGGGGGGCTTGGTGGGGGGAGCCTTAGCTGGACGGATGCGATCGCGGGAAGAACTAGCCCTCTTAGGAGGGGCGGTGGGGATCATGCAAGGCGTGGTTTACTTGCTGCTGTATCTGACCTTAAACACGGGGGGCCCCCTGGTCTGGTATGTGGTTGTGTCAACCACCCTGATCCAGGGTCTGGCAGGCTTTGCCTGGAGCGTCATGACCCTCGGACTCAGCCCCTATCTGGAGCATGTGTTTGATGTGGTGACTCCGATTCGCTTGGCGGAACTCTCCAACCCCAATCGTCCTCTGCTGAAACGGCTGGCAACGGAAGCCCCTGGCACCTTTCAGCACACCCTATTTGTCGCCACCTTGGCAGAGGCCGCCGCCCAAGTTCTGAAATGTAACGTTGAACTGGTGAGAGCTGGAACCCTTTACCATGACATTGGCAAGATGCATGACCCCCTGGGATTCATTGAAAATCAGATGTCCGGCCCCAATAAACATGACGCGATCGCCGATCCCTGGCAAAGTACCCTTTTAATCAAAAAGCACGTCAGTGAAGGGCTGGTGATGGCGCGCAAATGTCGTCTTCCCAGAGCTATTCAAGCCTTTATTCCTGAACACCAGGGGACGATGTTAATTGCCTACTTCTACCATCAGGCGCAAGAACAGGCCAAACAAGATCCCAGCCTGCATGTAGAAGCAGCAGATTTTCGCTATCCTGGACCCATTCCTCAGTCACGGGAAAGCGGCATTGTGATGTTGGCTGACTCCTGTGAAGCCGCCCTGCGATCGCTCAAAGATGCCACCCCTGAAGCAGCACTCTATATGGTGAACAAGATTCTCCGGGCTCGCTGGCAAGACAACCAGCTGATTGACTCAGGACTAAAACGTGAAGAAATGCCCTTGATTGCCGAAGTTTTTGTCCAGGTGTGGCAGCAATTCCACCATCAACGCATTGCTTACCCTAAACTCTCTCTCAGTGGCAGCAGTCGCGACTAGAACCAGCAGGCAAAACAATGGTGGTCTGCTTGAGATCGCCCGTACAAATCAGGCGATCCCCCGTCCAATCAGGTTAGAGGTAACGATGAACACCCATGAGTAACGCCACCAACGCCCCGGAAAATGAGTTGACGTTTGAGCAAGCCCTTGGGGAAGTCGAACAGGAATTACAAGCCCTGAAGGAACGATATACCCAAGTGCAGCAAGCAGAGCTGCAGCAAGCAGAGCTGCAGCTGCGCCTCCAAGCCA contains these protein-coding regions:
- the wecB gene encoding non-hydrolyzing UDP-N-acetylglucosamine 2-epimerase, with protein sequence MPQAPISVCITLGTRPEAIKLAPVIQRFKASSHFDTHVILTGQHREMVDQVMHLFGLEADQDLAIMQTQQTLTDITCRSLQGLETLFQQLQPQIVLVQGDTTTALAAAIAAFYQKIPVGHVEAGLRTDDLLNPYPEEANRRLISQVTQLHFAPTPLAVENLQRSGVVGAIHHTGNTVIDALLTMAQQRPACEIPGLDWAQYRVLLATVHRRENWGDPLQEIAQGFLQILKQFPDTALLLPLHRNPVVREPLKALLENHPRVFLTEPLDYAELVGAIQRCTLLLTDSGGLQEEAPSLGKPVLVLRETTERPEAIAAGTAQLVGTDCQQIVQAASELLNNAAAYQAMATATNPFGDGQAAARILNIVEQYFQPSL
- a CDS encoding HD family phosphohydrolase, coding for MKPSWLWSRQLSQLYSQCCAVTHQRWGSIFPIQPSQSTNAAENQPECHETVPIHPWLRLSCSSWKDPRSSTVLVVAVLSLSGVVGNRFYNDPKLDVGTIAPETIKAPASAQVEDVQATEEKRHLARSDSGTVFILDPAVNQQIHQDLQQLLQQLQALRQLPGSVPFVPPTTLSIASQSYLRQAPELEWQQVRNAVAASPQVASQRLEQPHASAPTQPAQAIAELLTYGQNYSPAAIAELLVKVEGARQQYAQLQSTLANTALADHHLDADLLNLSEADWQHTRMGVQQATRRMVAQGIFPSLAPGVLVAAVQLQVSESIPRQANSLATQIVMTVLRSNVVPEPNLTQLRAEQAAQAVPPVIISIHQGEVIVPAGGKISATNFVLLDHFQLSRRGINWMGLLGCSLLVSGSIAVFWLMEKRFHRRLRRRDYTLVLLLSLSAPLLATFGISSTSLPMVGLLVGSFYGSILGATVVLLLTGMMAVGISMPLSFLISSAVGGLVGGALAGRMRSREELALLGGAVGIMQGVVYLLLYLTLNTGGPLVWYVVVSTTLIQGLAGFAWSVMTLGLSPYLEHVFDVVTPIRLAELSNPNRPLLKRLATEAPGTFQHTLFVATLAEAAAQVLKCNVELVRAGTLYHDIGKMHDPLGFIENQMSGPNKHDAIADPWQSTLLIKKHVSEGLVMARKCRLPRAIQAFIPEHQGTMLIAYFYHQAQEQAKQDPSLHVEAADFRYPGPIPQSRESGIVMLADSCEAALRSLKDATPEAALYMVNKILRARWQDNQLIDSGLKREEMPLIAEVFVQVWQQFHHQRIAYPKLSLSGSSRD
- a CDS encoding NUDIX domain-containing protein; this translates as MMSQSEKCWQTRDRFLELHSRWMTLIGEHLQDPQGEILEYWRVEKADSVIVLPMLDDDLVTSGTHRILLPSPSYRPGVGRVTLDFPGGRVPEGQSPDQAAISALKREIGIDAVSITQLIPLTTQGWAVNSSFSNQKLFGFVAQIHNTAKLHPAMMAVTYPATLEGVQYLLRKLTCLQCRAVLLEWWLISG
- a CDS encoding helix-turn-helix domain-containing protein, which gives rise to MRPYSEDLRRKIVERYIDGKTSQRKLAEQFHVAYSFVRKLTKQYRETGTIRPKQRTEQTPSKLSAEHLAVLSGLVETNNDATLSELCDLLDEAVGVRVSITTMFRMLQKLNL